One genomic segment of Paenibacillus sp. FSL H8-0332 includes these proteins:
- the spoIVA gene encoding stage IV sporulation protein A: MEKVDIFKDIAERTGGDIYLGVVGAVRTGKSTFIKRFMETIVLPNITSEADRVRAVDELPQSAAGKTIMTTEPKFVPNNAVQIKVAEGLEVNVRLVDCVGYAVEGAKGYEDENGPRMISTPWFEEPIPFQEAAEIGTRKVIQEHSTLGVVVTTDGTIAEIPRSSYVDSEERVIAELKEVGKPFVLVINSTRPRSEEVQQLRSELALKYDIPVMTLSAANMTEDDVTGVLREVLYEFPVHEVNVNLPSWVMVLGENHWLRSSYENSVRDTVKDIRRLRDVDRLVSQFTEYDFIDRAGLSGMNMGQGVAEIDLYAPEELYDQVLMEVVGVEIRGKDHLLQLMQDFSHAKREYDRFSEALEMVKTTGYGIAAPSLAEMALDEPELIRQGSRFGVRLKATAPSIHMIRVDVESEFSPIIGTEKQSEELVRYLMQDFENDPIKIWESDIFGRSLHSIVREGIQGKIAMMPDNARYKLQETLGRIINEGSGGLIAIIL, translated from the coding sequence TTGGAAAAAGTGGATATTTTCAAGGACATTGCCGAGCGTACCGGCGGAGACATTTATCTTGGCGTCGTCGGCGCGGTTCGCACGGGGAAATCGACATTCATCAAGCGCTTCATGGAAACGATTGTTCTGCCGAACATCACAAGTGAAGCAGACCGGGTAAGAGCGGTCGATGAGTTGCCGCAAAGTGCGGCAGGCAAAACTATTATGACTACCGAGCCTAAATTCGTACCCAACAATGCGGTGCAGATTAAGGTGGCCGAAGGCCTGGAGGTCAATGTCCGGCTGGTCGATTGTGTAGGCTATGCAGTGGAAGGCGCAAAAGGGTATGAGGATGAAAATGGTCCGCGCATGATCTCGACTCCTTGGTTCGAGGAACCGATTCCATTCCAGGAAGCGGCTGAAATCGGGACACGCAAGGTCATTCAGGAGCACTCTACTCTGGGTGTAGTAGTAACTACCGACGGTACGATTGCCGAGATTCCGCGGAGCTCGTATGTCGATTCCGAAGAACGTGTTATCGCAGAGCTGAAGGAGGTCGGCAAGCCGTTCGTGCTGGTCATCAACTCTACCCGGCCGCGCAGTGAGGAAGTCCAGCAGCTCCGCAGTGAGCTTGCCCTCAAATACGATATTCCGGTGATGACGCTCAGCGCTGCGAATATGACCGAGGACGATGTGACCGGTGTGCTGCGTGAAGTCCTGTATGAATTCCCTGTACATGAGGTCAATGTTAACCTGCCAAGCTGGGTGATGGTGCTGGGCGAGAATCACTGGCTGCGCAGCAGCTATGAGAATTCTGTCCGCGATACCGTGAAGGATATCCGCCGTCTGCGTGATGTGGACCGCCTGGTCTCCCAGTTTACAGAATATGATTTCATTGACAGGGCAGGCCTCAGTGGCATGAACATGGGCCAGGGAGTAGCTGAGATTGATCTCTACGCTCCTGAAGAGCTGTATGATCAGGTGCTGATGGAGGTAGTCGGTGTTGAGATTCGCGGCAAGGATCACCTGCTCCAGCTGATGCAGGACTTCTCCCATGCCAAGCGCGAATATGACCGCTTCTCGGAAGCGCTGGAGATGGTCAAAACCACGGGGTATGGCATTGCCGCACCTTCTCTGGCCGAGATGGCGCTGGATGAGCCTGAGCTGATCCGCCAAGGCTCCCGCTTCGGAGTCCGGCTGAAGGCAACGGCACCGTCAATCCATATGATCCGTGTGGATGTCGAGTCGGAGTTCTCGCCGATCATCGGTACGGAGAAGCAGAGTGAAGAGCTGGTTCGTTACCTGATGCAGGATTTTGAGAATGACCCGATCAAGATCTGGGAATCGGATATCTTCGGCCGGTCCCTGCATTCCATAGTCCGTGAGGGTATTCAGGGCAAGATTGCGATGATGCCGGATAACGCCCGTTATAAGCTGCAGGAAACGCTGGGCCGGATTATCAACGAGGGCTCGGGCGGCCTGATCGCCATCATCCTCTAA
- a CDS encoding DUF3939 domain-containing protein, whose protein sequence is MDSMHLVKLRQRRKRSALLLPLLVLLVMSLGGCMYPGEQQQPGSGYRESVKRVQAAVDDYQEQKGLLPILTSDQTTPRYEKFVIDLNKLQQEGYLDEIPAAAFEKGGSAHFLVLNEETDPQVKLMDLVTVQKVNDIQRKVNLYKSGHGGKLPAGEELYPGLASIDAKRAGTGTIKLSSVYSGQPLGFLMDRSGTVYVDYSADIASAIDKNGSVPAADRDLRLELEQASYYVPVKSLPYLWAQGQPVPQAPQD, encoded by the coding sequence ATGGACTCCATGCATCTGGTGAAGCTCAGGCAGAGACGGAAAAGGTCGGCGCTGCTGCTGCCTTTACTTGTCTTGCTGGTCATGTCTCTAGGCGGCTGCATGTATCCCGGGGAGCAACAGCAGCCCGGCAGCGGATACCGCGAGAGTGTGAAGCGGGTGCAGGCGGCGGTAGATGATTATCAGGAGCAGAAGGGGCTGCTGCCGATCTTGACCAGCGATCAGACCACGCCCAGATACGAGAAATTCGTGATTGATCTGAATAAGCTGCAGCAGGAAGGGTACTTGGATGAAATCCCGGCGGCAGCGTTCGAGAAGGGCGGCAGCGCCCATTTCCTGGTGCTGAATGAGGAGACGGACCCTCAGGTCAAATTGATGGACCTGGTGACTGTGCAGAAGGTTAACGATATCCAGCGTAAGGTGAATCTCTACAAGTCTGGGCACGGCGGGAAGCTTCCGGCAGGGGAGGAGCTGTATCCCGGTCTTGCGTCCATCGACGCCAAACGGGCAGGAACCGGGACGATCAAGCTAAGCAGTGTATATTCGGGTCAGCCACTCGGGTTCCTGATGGATCGCAGCGGGACAGTCTATGTAGATTACAGCGCGGATATTGCTTCAGCAATCGATAAGAACGGCAGTGTGCCTGCGGCAGACCGTGACCTGCGTCTGGAGCTTGAGCAGGCCTCGTACTATGTCCCCGTCAAGTCACTCCCTTATCTGTGGGCCCAGGGCCAACCGGTCCCGCAGGCTCCGCAAGACTAG
- a CDS encoding 2Fe-2S iron-sulfur cluster-binding protein, whose amino-acid sequence MMNAKSQLTVTFLPDNCSASVKHGVSLLEAVRKAGIKLPTRCGGKAGCMMCKVSVESADAGALRPPAEAEKRKLGSLLDEGVRLACQAAVWGDVRVHIPEDPLKAAVRRRLEAARRGEAEDLW is encoded by the coding sequence ATGATGAATGCTAAATCGCAACTAACGGTCACTTTCCTTCCGGACAACTGCAGCGCCTCCGTCAAGCATGGCGTCTCGCTGCTGGAGGCTGTGCGTAAAGCCGGAATTAAGCTGCCGACCCGCTGCGGGGGCAAGGCGGGATGTATGATGTGCAAAGTATCCGTGGAGAGTGCAGATGCCGGAGCACTTAGGCCTCCTGCAGAGGCAGAGAAGCGCAAGCTTGGCAGCCTGCTGGATGAAGGCGTCCGTCTGGCCTGTCAGGCCGCCGTATGGGGCGATGTCCGTGTGCATATTCCCGAGGACCCGCTGAAGGCTGCTGTACGCCGCAGACTGGAAGCGGCGCGCCGTGGCGAAGCGGAGGATTTATGGTGA
- a CDS encoding DUF2768 family protein: protein MDPMTKMWLSLIAVLIMGLSVFLITFARSKTKGLLRAVLSIIAFVILLLGVLGGAASIM, encoded by the coding sequence ATGGACCCGATGACAAAAATGTGGCTGTCCCTGATTGCGGTACTGATTATGGGCTTATCCGTTTTTTTAATTACTTTTGCACGCAGCAAGACGAAGGGCCTGCTTAGAGCTGTACTATCGATTATTGCCTTTGTTATCCTGCTGCTTGGAGTTTTGGGCGGGGCCGCTTCAATTATGTAA
- a CDS encoding stage VI sporulation protein F codes for MSKDFSKDALNAINKKTGKNISEGAIKKLAGTVKPGTTQNEAQLRQLIKQVSAMAKVPVSETTVQEIVNAVKKGGAGSGTMESLMKMMLKK; via the coding sequence GTGAGCAAAGATTTTTCCAAGGATGCTTTGAACGCCATCAACAAGAAGACGGGCAAAAACATTTCGGAAGGTGCCATCAAAAAGCTGGCCGGTACGGTTAAGCCGGGCACTACGCAGAATGAAGCCCAGCTCCGCCAGTTAATTAAGCAGGTGTCAGCGATGGCTAAAGTGCCTGTCAGCGAGACTACCGTACAGGAGATCGTCAATGCTGTTAAAAAAGGCGGCGCCGGTTCCGGTACGATGGAGTCCTTAATGAAAATGATGCTGAAAAAATAG